One Schlesneria paludicola DSM 18645 DNA segment encodes these proteins:
- a CDS encoding DUF1570 domain-containing protein produces MRNRMTLLFVAVICWSSVVRGDTFTIREDDGNLATVEARLAGERLGFVALERTDGRIEIVPQQQVVKRELGPDPEPVSCETVVERLTEQFGAEKFRAHCDATYVIGLVLSEPLQKQYENRAAACLKKAVGFMKRVEKVFLDFAGDMKFETTRPRYPLVVIIFETDDDFTRFAEAETGGRGLSAGAMLGYYSGLTNRLVIRMSECHTFSTPLHEAIHQQVYNRGLIQRLAPVPSWFNEGIATGFEGSGEKVNGGPLRINTRYVRAAMQAQNVNWDEVVADDKSFRGDVLAGEAYAHAWSIHWFLVTKYPKQYLEYLQLLGQKPTLAIDDASTRVKDFEKVFGKPVGKLQSEFPASLERAARKQKVSFGEQRQPGYLILQSNLGEVEVTAVKNGATGELVTEGHMRNLSYIRPMSFHITLETDAGTYAEWYVPNVPAQKIVTLSRRLADKQMQGGANQGTGSTFSIKVRSVVPDSETGKTWQRGQLPVPVFNRS; encoded by the coding sequence ATGCGGAACAGAATGACGTTGCTGTTTGTTGCCGTGATCTGCTGGTCGTCGGTGGTGCGAGGCGACACATTCACGATCCGCGAGGATGACGGCAACCTGGCAACCGTGGAAGCAAGGCTTGCTGGCGAGCGACTGGGCTTTGTGGCGCTCGAACGGACGGACGGACGGATTGAGATTGTTCCGCAGCAGCAGGTCGTCAAACGTGAACTTGGTCCTGATCCTGAACCCGTTTCATGCGAAACGGTTGTCGAACGCCTGACGGAACAGTTTGGTGCCGAGAAGTTTCGCGCACATTGCGACGCAACCTATGTCATTGGATTGGTGCTGTCTGAGCCGTTGCAGAAGCAATACGAAAACCGTGCCGCCGCATGTTTGAAGAAGGCCGTGGGCTTCATGAAACGCGTCGAGAAAGTCTTTCTCGATTTCGCCGGCGATATGAAGTTTGAAACAACCAGGCCCCGGTATCCACTAGTTGTGATCATCTTTGAGACGGATGATGATTTCACGCGATTTGCCGAAGCCGAAACGGGTGGACGCGGCCTGTCGGCCGGTGCGATGCTGGGCTACTACAGCGGGCTCACCAACCGGCTGGTCATTCGCATGAGCGAATGCCATACGTTTTCGACACCACTGCACGAGGCAATTCACCAACAGGTCTACAACCGCGGACTGATTCAGCGGCTGGCCCCAGTTCCGTCCTGGTTCAATGAAGGAATCGCAACAGGGTTTGAAGGCAGCGGAGAGAAAGTGAACGGTGGGCCGCTACGAATCAACACTCGGTACGTTCGCGCGGCGATGCAAGCTCAGAACGTCAATTGGGATGAAGTCGTCGCTGACGATAAGTCGTTTCGTGGTGACGTTCTCGCGGGTGAAGCGTATGCACACGCCTGGAGCATTCACTGGTTCCTGGTGACGAAGTATCCCAAGCAATATCTCGAATACCTGCAGCTTCTCGGTCAGAAGCCGACACTCGCCATTGATGACGCGTCAACGCGCGTCAAAGACTTCGAAAAGGTGTTTGGCAAGCCGGTTGGAAAACTGCAGAGCGAGTTTCCCGCCTCGTTGGAGCGTGCCGCCAGAAAACAAAAGGTCTCGTTTGGCGAACAACGTCAGCCAGGCTATTTGATCTTGCAGTCGAATCTGGGTGAAGTCGAAGTCACTGCGGTGAAGAATGGAGCCACCGGTGAACTGGTGACGGAAGGCCACATGCGGAACTTGTCATACATCCGCCCGATGAGCTTTCATATCACGCTGGAAACGGATGCGGGAACGTATGCCGAGTGGTATGTCCCGAACGTTCCTGCCCAGAAAATCGTGACGCTCTCAAGACGCCTGGCTGACAAACAGATGCAGGGGGGGGCGAACCAGGGAACCGGTTCGACGTTCAGTATCAAGGTTCGTTCGGTCGTGCCCGACAGCGAAACCGGAAAGACCTGGCAGCGGGGGCAGTTGCCGGTTCCGGTCTTCAATCGAAGCTGA
- a CDS encoding ExeA family protein — protein sequence MDLSYWGFQRWPFERTFAQDRFYSSPIHEEALARLLFLVEESRRTGLLTGPAGTGKTYLLRLLHERAERLGRLTVRCDATGMSGIELATQIAIGCHVPIAMDDSPLRVWHGIGERFAALTLVQQPVLVIVDHFDSTEHGCQQALCRLRQAADAAGTKLTMVLASRERAVPSLLQDHIELGIDVVPWTADETTQFIRFCLARANAKEMLFTDEAAAAVFEATCGVPNSIVMLCSLALLAAKGQDETVVTSECVVACAGELPRRSVNQVSDNRTAGTRSMAGSAAR from the coding sequence ATGGACCTGAGCTATTGGGGCTTCCAGCGCTGGCCGTTCGAACGAACGTTCGCGCAGGACCGATTCTATTCGAGTCCGATCCATGAAGAGGCCCTCGCACGATTGCTGTTCCTCGTCGAAGAATCTCGACGGACGGGATTGTTGACCGGCCCCGCAGGAACGGGCAAAACGTATCTGCTACGGTTGCTGCATGAGCGTGCGGAACGCCTCGGTCGATTGACAGTTCGCTGCGACGCAACTGGGATGAGTGGGATTGAACTCGCGACTCAAATCGCGATCGGCTGCCATGTTCCTATTGCGATGGACGATTCGCCATTGCGTGTCTGGCATGGGATTGGAGAACGATTCGCCGCGCTCACCCTTGTGCAACAACCGGTACTGGTCATCGTGGACCATTTCGACAGCACAGAGCATGGTTGTCAACAGGCGCTTTGTCGACTTCGTCAGGCTGCCGATGCGGCGGGGACCAAATTGACGATGGTTCTGGCCTCGCGCGAACGAGCGGTGCCGAGTCTGCTTCAAGATCATATTGAACTCGGAATCGACGTCGTCCCGTGGACTGCTGATGAGACGACGCAGTTTATTCGGTTTTGCCTGGCTCGGGCGAATGCCAAAGAGATGCTCTTCACCGATGAAGCCGCAGCGGCGGTCTTCGAGGCCACGTGCGGAGTTCCGAACTCGATCGTGATGCTATGCAGTCTGGCGCTGTTGGCCGCCAAGGGGCAGGACGAGACCGTCGTGACGAGCGAGTGCGTGGTCGCATGCGCCGGGGAATTGCCGCGACGATCCGTCAATCAAGTGAGCGACAATCGAACGGCGGGGACAAGGTCGATGGCAGGCAGCGCCGCCCGATAG
- a CDS encoding secretin N-terminal domain-containing protein codes for MSLSGLLVVAWVVIITSMVPSSQPISAATKPKSTDAVPEENPQTRVKLNYFSASWARVFQDLAETGDMEIVADKMPHGRFSRTDRTMYTRAEAMRIVNKELEEQGLRLIEKGQFLILIEIHTQKPNYPPAVLPRKPSPNSAQQHLDEAAAPRRMQSETVSASREKAVDRAGYQEPAPERHADATARRASPVRQATSRNSTRESRPVRQASLDESNSDTSAGRGRHIIENDLATELSDVGDAAPHTTYRTKNLAAVELSKRIYRAMKSEAELLDSGRFGLPAFRVVSPEFKSVDPSSPKAAQPATIEFMISIDEERNELLIDGTAKSIDAVMKLLRIIDRPANQDVQTQIKATSKYVCQVADQLPAEIDRLRAAANSRALARHATEGKPVWLADENQRRIPDDAQEEVPPPNEKAPSRDQSVEETLGNFKGEVNIEVIDDLNVMIIRGNQRDVDQIMKVIKQIETLSEATAPEVHLIHLKNVDSESLAELLTSVYEKLTKFPGRATQPHQSVAIIPVSKPNALLIVAPGAEVESILDLADQLDRPVDPQTEFQVFQLKSAIATDIQEMITEFYKERKALGAKVLVIADSRSNSVIVRARPRDLDEIKELILKMDRDEVGAVNQVRIFVLKNGVATEMAAVINSAIQSVLAPPRAASSSGQNANLGLGGGQIDEQFKGVKSSVLQFLTVEKGTSRQLRSGILSDIRVTPDAHANSLIVTASENSMELIAALIQTLDRPTNTVSVIKVFTLENADANQMVQQLNALFNGQQQGAGNTIRQQLGIALANADDASSSLVPMKFSVDTRTNSVIATGSADALRVVEAILLRLDESNLRARVNEVVRLNNAPATLIATAVTQFFQQQRDLSQTDPNLVSNVEQVEREVIVIPDTVSNNLLVSSTPRYMPAILKMIAKLDSEPKQVVIQAMIVEVQLNNTDEFGIELGLQSPVLFDRSTKDQPVVLTTTSTPIGQTQVTSQTLLSQAGSPGFNFNNPGVPLGNNILAAAGTVGAQSLTNFSLGRTNSDLGYGGLVLSAGSNSVNALLRALSASRKIQILSRPQIRALDSQPASVFVGQNIPTVTAFNTNATTGVISPILTQQPTGIGMDVTPRINQDGNIVIQLYAYRSQLSKETVNVTTDSRGQPVGQRITDLSNVRSTVLVPSNSTIVIGGMISSRDEASVRKAPFLGDLPIVGHLFRYDSRASIRSELLIFLTPRVVNGPIEEECLKDIEMGRIHFIEGEAEAMHGPLRAIPAEEVFDDAERWVAPGSIVAPGADLVPPQPTPLNPVPSNTVPNARPTELVPAKPTELPPAKPTQPNQPTSDSPVPPAPDQKIQQLNAMRSAATETDDTPPERVTTANWTAPEPDKKKSTKPKR; via the coding sequence ATGTCACTTTCGGGCCTGCTTGTCGTCGCGTGGGTCGTGATCATCACTTCGATGGTCCCCTCGTCCCAGCCAATCTCTGCCGCGACGAAGCCAAAGAGCACGGACGCGGTCCCGGAAGAAAATCCCCAGACCCGGGTCAAATTGAACTATTTCTCCGCGTCGTGGGCACGCGTCTTCCAAGACCTGGCCGAAACGGGTGATATGGAAATCGTCGCGGACAAGATGCCGCACGGGCGATTTTCGCGCACCGATCGAACGATGTACACGCGTGCTGAAGCGATGCGGATCGTCAATAAGGAACTGGAAGAACAGGGATTGAGACTGATCGAAAAAGGCCAGTTCCTGATTCTGATTGAAATTCATACTCAGAAACCGAACTATCCACCTGCGGTCCTACCCAGGAAGCCGTCGCCAAACTCTGCACAGCAACATCTGGATGAGGCCGCGGCTCCGCGTCGAATGCAGTCGGAGACTGTTTCAGCATCACGCGAAAAGGCCGTTGATCGCGCAGGCTATCAAGAACCTGCCCCAGAGCGCCACGCTGACGCCACCGCTCGCCGCGCATCGCCAGTTCGTCAGGCGACCTCACGCAATAGCACGCGGGAATCGCGTCCCGTGCGACAGGCCTCGCTGGATGAGTCGAACTCCGATACCTCCGCAGGGCGTGGCCGCCACATCATCGAGAATGATCTTGCCACAGAGTTGAGCGATGTCGGTGATGCCGCTCCGCACACCACCTATCGGACGAAGAATCTGGCCGCGGTCGAACTCTCGAAGCGAATCTATCGCGCCATGAAGTCCGAGGCCGAGCTGTTGGACTCGGGTCGATTTGGCCTGCCCGCCTTCCGCGTGGTTAGTCCCGAGTTCAAATCGGTTGATCCGTCCTCGCCAAAAGCAGCACAGCCCGCCACCATCGAATTCATGATCTCGATCGATGAAGAGCGCAATGAGCTCTTGATCGATGGCACGGCAAAAAGCATTGATGCAGTCATGAAACTCTTGAGAATCATCGATCGTCCCGCCAACCAGGATGTCCAGACCCAAATCAAAGCGACGTCGAAGTACGTCTGCCAGGTCGCAGATCAGCTTCCGGCCGAAATCGATCGATTGCGGGCCGCCGCCAATTCACGAGCCCTGGCACGTCACGCCACAGAGGGCAAACCAGTCTGGCTGGCGGACGAAAATCAGCGGCGTATCCCCGACGATGCCCAAGAAGAAGTCCCACCCCCGAACGAGAAGGCTCCTTCCCGAGACCAGTCTGTCGAAGAGACGCTGGGCAACTTCAAGGGCGAAGTAAACATTGAAGTGATCGATGACCTGAATGTGATGATCATTCGCGGCAATCAGCGCGATGTCGATCAGATCATGAAAGTCATCAAGCAGATCGAAACACTGAGCGAAGCGACGGCACCGGAAGTCCATCTGATCCATTTGAAGAACGTCGATTCCGAATCACTCGCAGAACTGCTGACATCGGTCTATGAAAAGCTGACGAAGTTCCCGGGCCGCGCGACGCAACCGCATCAAAGCGTGGCGATTATTCCGGTCTCGAAACCGAACGCACTGCTGATCGTGGCCCCAGGCGCTGAAGTCGAATCGATCCTGGACTTGGCCGATCAACTCGACCGCCCGGTTGACCCACAGACCGAGTTTCAGGTGTTCCAGTTGAAGTCGGCCATTGCGACGGATATTCAAGAGATGATCACCGAGTTCTACAAAGAGCGTAAGGCGCTCGGTGCCAAGGTTCTGGTGATTGCCGACTCTCGTTCGAACTCGGTCATCGTCCGCGCCCGACCTCGCGATCTGGACGAGATCAAAGAGCTGATCCTGAAAATGGATCGTGACGAAGTCGGTGCCGTAAACCAAGTCCGAATTTTCGTCCTGAAGAACGGCGTCGCAACCGAAATGGCTGCCGTGATCAACTCGGCCATTCAAAGTGTGCTTGCTCCGCCGCGTGCAGCCAGCAGTTCAGGTCAGAATGCCAATCTGGGACTGGGCGGCGGTCAGATCGACGAGCAATTCAAGGGAGTCAAATCGTCCGTTCTGCAGTTCCTGACGGTGGAAAAAGGAACTTCTCGACAACTTCGTTCGGGAATCCTATCCGATATCCGCGTCACGCCTGACGCCCATGCGAACTCGTTGATTGTAACCGCCTCCGAGAACAGCATGGAGCTGATTGCGGCGCTGATTCAGACACTCGATCGCCCGACGAATACCGTCTCGGTGATCAAGGTCTTCACGCTCGAGAATGCGGACGCGAACCAGATGGTGCAGCAGTTGAATGCCCTGTTCAACGGTCAACAGCAAGGTGCCGGAAATACGATTCGTCAGCAGTTGGGAATCGCACTGGCCAATGCCGACGACGCGAGCAGCAGTCTGGTTCCGATGAAGTTCTCGGTCGACACGCGAACGAACAGTGTGATTGCGACAGGCAGTGCCGACGCCCTGCGAGTCGTCGAGGCGATCTTGCTGCGACTGGACGAAAGCAATCTGCGGGCACGGGTGAACGAAGTCGTGCGTTTGAACAACGCCCCGGCAACGTTGATCGCCACAGCTGTGACGCAATTCTTCCAGCAGCAGCGCGATCTGTCGCAAACCGATCCGAACCTGGTCAGCAATGTGGAACAGGTCGAACGCGAAGTGATCGTGATCCCAGACACGGTCTCGAACAACTTGCTGGTGAGTTCGACACCGCGGTATATGCCCGCCATTTTGAAGATGATTGCGAAGCTCGATTCCGAGCCGAAGCAAGTCGTGATTCAGGCCATGATTGTGGAAGTCCAACTGAACAACACAGATGAGTTCGGAATTGAGCTTGGACTGCAAAGCCCCGTTCTGTTTGATCGCAGTACGAAAGACCAGCCCGTCGTTCTGACCACGACTTCGACGCCGATCGGACAAACTCAAGTCACATCGCAAACGTTGCTGTCGCAGGCAGGATCACCCGGGTTCAACTTCAATAACCCCGGCGTTCCCCTGGGGAACAACATCCTGGCTGCCGCGGGTACGGTGGGTGCGCAAAGCCTAACCAACTTTTCACTGGGCCGAACGAACAGCGATCTGGGGTATGGTGGCCTGGTACTGTCTGCCGGATCGAACTCTGTCAATGCGTTGCTGCGAGCCTTGTCCGCTAGCCGCAAGATTCAGATCCTTAGCCGCCCACAGATTCGAGCACTCGACAGCCAACCCGCTTCGGTGTTCGTCGGTCAGAACATTCCGACCGTGACAGCGTTCAACACCAATGCGACGACGGGAGTCATTTCACCAATTCTGACGCAACAGCCGACCGGGATCGGAATGGACGTGACGCCTCGCATCAATCAAGACGGCAATATTGTCATCCAACTGTATGCGTACCGAAGTCAGCTCAGTAAAGAAACGGTGAACGTGACGACGGATTCGCGCGGTCAACCCGTCGGACAGCGAATTACGGATCTCAGTAACGTTCGTTCGACCGTACTCGTTCCATCGAACAGTACGATCGTGATCGGTGGAATGATCAGTTCGCGCGATGAAGCGTCGGTTCGCAAAGCCCCCTTCCTGGGCGACCTGCCGATCGTCGGACATCTGTTCCGCTACGATTCGCGAGCCTCGATTCGTAGCGAGCTGCTGATCTTTCTCACACCGCGCGTCGTGAACGGTCCGATCGAAGAAGAATGTCTGAAGGATATCGAAATGGGCCGCATTCACTTTATCGAGGGCGAGGCCGAAGCGATGCATGGTCCACTGCGCGCGATTCCTGCCGAAGAAGTCTTTGACGACGCCGAGCGATGGGTTGCACCTGGCTCTATCGTCGCACCTGGTGCGGATCTGGTCCCACCACAGCCCACCCCGCTGAATCCTGTGCCGAGCAACACTGTCCCCAATGCAAGGCCGACAGAGCTGGTTCCAGCAAAGCCCACAGAGTTGCCACCCGCCAAACCGACGCAGCCAAATCAACCGACGTCGGACAGCCCCGTTCCACCGGCACCCGATCAAAAGATCCAACAATTGAATGCCATGCGGTCCGCTGCGACGGAAACTGATGATACGCCACCAGAACGCGTCACGACGGCCAATTGGACAGCACCAGAACCTGATAAGAAAAAATCCACGAAACCAAAACGCTGA
- a CDS encoding SdpI family protein — MRTQWRIEAPQLFLLVAMFTAAIVAWPWAPVQIPVHWNLAGEVDRFGSRLEGLFILPVIATGLYLLLRFLPRIDPARVNYPSFAPAYTVIRISLLIVMTVIHGCLLFAALGYQVQVGQIVPIVLGAMFITLGNVMGKLRPNWFVGVRTPWTLSSRRSWNKTHRLAGWLFVAMGVAVAGVGVIASAWTMALAIAVNMIAILWMVIYSYLVWRGDPDRLPATAVSPENTK, encoded by the coding sequence ATGCGAACTCAATGGCGTATTGAAGCACCTCAGCTATTTCTCCTCGTGGCGATGTTTACTGCCGCGATTGTGGCTTGGCCGTGGGCCCCTGTTCAGATTCCCGTGCATTGGAACCTCGCGGGTGAAGTCGATCGATTCGGCAGTCGATTGGAAGGTCTCTTCATCCTCCCTGTGATCGCAACGGGGCTGTATCTTCTGCTGCGATTCCTGCCACGGATCGATCCGGCTCGCGTAAACTATCCGTCATTCGCACCGGCATATACCGTCATCAGGATTTCGCTCTTGATTGTCATGACGGTCATTCATGGTTGCTTGCTGTTCGCGGCTTTGGGCTATCAGGTTCAAGTGGGGCAGATCGTTCCGATCGTCTTGGGTGCGATGTTCATCACACTAGGAAACGTGATGGGAAAGCTGCGCCCCAATTGGTTTGTGGGAGTGCGAACCCCCTGGACGCTCTCGAGTCGCCGATCATGGAACAAGACTCATCGATTGGCCGGTTGGCTGTTCGTCGCGATGGGCGTTGCGGTCGCGGGAGTTGGTGTGATTGCGTCGGCATGGACCATGGCCCTGGCGATCGCCGTCAACATGATCGCCATTCTGTGGATGGTGATCTATTCGTACCTCGTATGGCGCGGTGACCCAGACCGTTTACCCGCCACTGCAGTCTCACCCGAAAACACGAAATAA
- a CDS encoding autorepressor SdpR family transcription factor gives MNDAFQALSDPTRRDILRLLREREMTAGEIADQFTLAKSTLSGHFNVLKNAGLIVAEKTGTTITYSMNLSIVEETVDTLMEIFDVGQLKQPRRAKANKPQIVGDPPR, from the coding sequence ATGAACGATGCATTCCAGGCACTCAGCGATCCCACTCGGCGAGACATTTTGCGATTGCTGCGTGAGCGGGAAATGACCGCCGGTGAGATTGCGGACCAGTTCACACTCGCCAAGTCGACGCTTTCCGGCCACTTCAACGTCCTGAAAAATGCCGGACTGATCGTCGCAGAGAAAACGGGCACCACGATTACGTACAGCATGAATCTGTCGATCGTCGAAGAGACGGTCGACACGCTGATGGAGATTTTCGACGTGGGTCAGCTGAAGCAGCCGCGCCGAGCCAAAGCAAACAAACCGCAGATCGTCGGCGACCCACCGCGGTGA
- a CDS encoding lysophospholipid acyltransferase family protein — translation MLNLRHRVEFFAFQSIVCLIDCLSPRTAAWFARLFATFIHYGLPRKWTRFKVAQDNVKRAFGDRYTSDEVDQIIYEMWVHLFRTVVEFVHSARKLHLHTYRQMVQFADFTRTNDAICSGRRVLMLGGHFGNWEVGTSLFGMWGFPMGIVAREMDNPYLHDWFRKQRELTGHRMLLKSGDYDEMIHLLEKGGNLGLLCDQDAGPRGIFVDFFGTPASTFKSIALLALEYDALIMVGYSIRLPDRSDDRFGARFEVGCEAVIDPRQITSGDPVGEITQQYTSALERAIRRAPAQYFWVHRRWKSERRQKKAATTEQTPRMAG, via the coding sequence ATGCTCAACTTGCGTCATCGAGTGGAATTCTTCGCCTTTCAATCAATCGTCTGTTTGATCGATTGTTTGTCTCCGCGTACGGCAGCATGGTTCGCTCGCCTATTCGCCACGTTCATTCATTACGGCTTGCCCCGAAAATGGACTCGTTTCAAAGTCGCGCAAGACAACGTCAAACGCGCTTTCGGCGACCGATATACGTCGGACGAAGTGGACCAAATCATTTACGAGATGTGGGTGCATCTCTTTCGTACCGTTGTCGAATTCGTGCATTCCGCGCGGAAACTCCATTTGCACACCTATCGCCAGATGGTGCAGTTCGCCGATTTTACGCGAACGAACGACGCAATCTGTTCGGGACGGCGCGTCTTGATGCTCGGTGGCCATTTCGGCAACTGGGAAGTCGGAACCTCGCTGTTCGGAATGTGGGGGTTTCCGATGGGGATCGTCGCACGAGAAATGGACAACCCATATCTGCACGACTGGTTCCGCAAGCAGCGCGAACTGACCGGTCACCGAATGTTGCTGAAATCCGGTGACTATGACGAAATGATCCACCTGCTTGAAAAAGGCGGAAATCTGGGCCTGCTTTGCGATCAGGATGCAGGCCCACGCGGGATTTTCGTCGATTTCTTCGGCACCCCTGCTTCAACCTTCAAGTCGATCGCCTTACTGGCACTGGAATACGACGCGCTGATCATGGTGGGCTATTCGATCCGCCTGCCCGATCGTTCCGATGATCGATTTGGAGCACGCTTTGAAGTCGGCTGCGAAGCGGTGATCGATCCAAGACAGATCACCAGCGGCGATCCGGTCGGCGAGATCACTCAGCAGTACACCTCCGCACTGGAACGCGCGATTCGAAGAGCTCCCGCGCAGTACTTCTGGGTCCATCGCCGCTGGAAGAGCGAACGTCGTCAAAAAAAGGCGGCCACGACCGAACAGACGCCGCGCATGGCGGGATAA
- the floA gene encoding flotillin-like protein FloA (flotillin-like protein involved in membrane lipid rafts) — MPEETVRIALIVLVGFAVLVMVIFLAVIAAYFKLWLRAFVTRARIGPFALLWMSLRKVNPTAIVDAKIMAVQAGLRDITTNRLEAHYLAGGNIKNVVRALIVTHRARIELDWNTAAAIDLAGRNVLEAVQTSVDPKVIDCPDPKSFGRTTLDGVAKNGIQLKARARVTVRTNLAQLVGGATEDTIVARVGEGIVSAIGSCNTHNEVLANPMLIAKTVLAKGLDSQTAYAIVSIDIADIDVGDNIGARLQADQAEADMRIARAKAEERRARAVAAEQEMKALTVENQAKVVLAEAEIPLAMADAYRSGCLRAGASKNGSA, encoded by the coding sequence ATGCCCGAAGAAACAGTCAGAATCGCGTTGATCGTTCTGGTCGGGTTCGCCGTACTGGTGATGGTCATCTTTTTGGCAGTCATCGCGGCGTACTTCAAACTCTGGCTTCGCGCCTTTGTCACCCGTGCTCGCATTGGTCCATTCGCTCTGTTGTGGATGTCACTGCGAAAAGTGAACCCGACGGCGATCGTCGACGCCAAGATCATGGCCGTACAGGCGGGACTGCGTGACATCACTACGAATCGTCTCGAAGCGCACTATCTCGCTGGCGGGAACATCAAGAACGTCGTTCGCGCGCTCATCGTGACTCACCGCGCTCGCATTGAGCTCGATTGGAACACCGCGGCAGCCATCGATCTGGCTGGTCGTAATGTGCTGGAAGCGGTTCAAACCAGTGTCGATCCCAAAGTGATCGACTGTCCAGATCCGAAATCATTTGGCCGAACAACGCTCGACGGCGTTGCCAAAAACGGAATTCAGTTGAAAGCTCGAGCCCGCGTCACGGTGCGAACGAACCTTGCCCAACTCGTGGGTGGTGCCACGGAAGACACGATCGTCGCACGGGTTGGTGAAGGAATTGTCTCGGCCATCGGCTCCTGCAACACGCACAACGAAGTGTTGGCCAATCCAATGCTCATTGCCAAAACGGTGCTCGCCAAGGGACTCGATTCGCAGACCGCGTATGCGATTGTGTCAATTGATATCGCGGATATCGATGTCGGTGACAACATCGGTGCCCGGCTTCAGGCCGACCAGGCAGAAGCCGACATGCGTATCGCTCGAGCGAAAGCGGAAGAGCGGCGCGCTCGGGCCGTGGCAGCCGAACAAGAGATGAAAGCACTCACAGTCGAGAACCAGGCCAAGGTGGTTTTGGCCGAAGCCGAGATCCCGCTCGCAATGGCCGATGCATATCGGTCGGGATGCCTGCGTGCCGGCGCCTCAAAGAACGGTTCCGCTTGA
- a CDS encoding RidA family protein, which yields MSAEARVAELRLELPPAPKPGGIYHPVLIVGNLAIVSGHGPVRNDGTMISGKVGDTMSEVDAHKAARQVGLTMLATLRRELGSLDRIERLVKTLGMVNATPDFANHPQVINGFSGLMVEVWGEVKGRGARSAVGMGSLPANIAVEVEATFELKSE from the coding sequence ATGAGTGCCGAAGCCCGCGTTGCCGAATTGCGTCTTGAACTTCCACCAGCACCCAAGCCCGGGGGGATTTATCATCCCGTGCTGATCGTCGGAAATCTGGCCATCGTGTCGGGGCATGGCCCCGTGCGAAACGATGGCACAATGATTTCTGGAAAGGTGGGCGACACGATGTCGGAAGTCGATGCCCACAAGGCGGCACGTCAAGTTGGCCTCACCATGCTTGCGACCTTGCGCCGCGAATTGGGCTCATTGGATCGGATCGAGCGGCTCGTCAAAACCCTTGGGATGGTGAATGCGACGCCCGATTTCGCCAATCACCCGCAGGTCATCAACGGTTTTAGCGGATTGATGGTGGAAGTTTGGGGCGAGGTGAAGGGGCGTGGAGCGCGAAGTGCCGTCGGTATGGGGTCGTTGCCTGCAAATATCGCCGTCGAAGTCGAAGCAACGTTTGAGCTCAAGAGCGAATGA